In one Gopherus evgoodei ecotype Sinaloan lineage chromosome 1, rGopEvg1_v1.p, whole genome shotgun sequence genomic region, the following are encoded:
- the CHAMP1 gene encoding chromosome alignment-maintaining phosphoprotein 1 — translation MDMFQILRKTSEHLECDHCSFRGTDYENIQIHMGTIHPEYCDEMDAAGLGKLIFYQKSAKLFHCHKCFFTSKMYCNVYYHITSQHAVPEKWNEDQKNHLEAETESLKTTLIQESHKPALSPEPPKPALSPEPPKPDSVISPKLQKPAVSPEPEKPAPAISPEPEKPAPAVSPEPQKPAPAVSPEPLRHSPTMSPEPQNSALAVSPEPQKPAPAVSPEPRRRSPVVSPEPQKPAPAVSPEPRRRSPAVSPEPRRRSPAVSPEPRRHITQTRRPAPALSPEPRRPASAISPESWRPAPSASPEPWRPAAAISHELQKSPTSLSPWPPKPAPVVSPEPRRPAPVVSPEPRRPAPVVSPEPRRPAPDPWKSASFSEPQKSNLVSSEPWKPISSVYPEGWKPVLSPDTWMSAPPVSPELRKPSHTVSSEVWKSPLFSDLRKPASSMSPESWKLTSESRKSTFFSETQKSAPTISPEGQKRALFPESRKRALFSEPRKSAPAALSEVQKRAFFPEPQVSASTVSPEVQKHIVFTESQKPVPFSPEVQKQAFFPEPQQLAAVSPEIQEHTCFPESQKASPAASPEIQKPVPFTESQKPAPAVSPEAQKHTLFTESQKPAPVSPESQKQAFTEPQKRGASPDVQKHALFSETQKPAPAVPSDLQKHALPTDPHKPAPSVSSEVQKNVLFPECLKPASVVSAEPQTPIESDESDILAQSLEDQKTLDDLLSQEEQSILVKEPLEDMLYSCPPKKPKKENQETSDSEVNNSECGKTEMDSVEVKEQESNSDQEQFDMESSDYNKESKIDATTPIQPQCVLQFTEEKEAFISEEEIAKYMKRGKGKYYCKICCCRAMKKGAVLHHLVNKHNVQSPYKCKICGKAFLLESLLKNHVAAHGQSLLKCPRCNFESNFPRGFKKHLTHCQSRHSEDTNKKQLDSLEPLEQV, via the coding sequence ATGGACATGTTCCAGATACTGCGTAAAACATCAGAGCATTTAGAATGTGATCACTGCAGTTTCAGAGGGACAGATTATGAAAACATACAAATTCATATGGGTACCATCCATCCAGAGTATTGTGATGAAATGGATGCTGCTGGTTTAGGTAAACTTATATTTTATCAGAAAAGTGCAAAACTGTTCCATTGTCACAAATGTTTCTTTACCAGCAAGATGTATTGCAACGTTTATTATCACATCACATCACAACATGCAGTACCTGAAAAGTGGAATGAAGACCAGAAAAATCATTTAGAAGCTGAGACTGAATCCCTGAAAACAACACTCATTCAGGAGTCACACAAACCTGCTCTTTCCCCTGAACCCCCAAAACCTGCCCTTTCCCCTGAACCCCCAAAACCTGACTCAGTTATTTCCCCCAAGCTTCAGAAACCAGCGGTGTCCCCTGAACCTGAGAAGCCTGCCCCAGCAATATCCCCTGAACCTGAGAAGCCTGCCCCAGCAGTGTCCCCTGAGCCCCAGAAGCCTGCCCCAGCAGTGTCCCCTGAGCCGCTCAGGCATTCCCCAACCATGTCTCCTGAGCCCCAGAACTCTGCCCTAGCAGTGTCCCCTGAACCCCAGAAGCCTGCCCCAGCAGTGTCCCCTGAGCCTCGAAGGCGTTCACCAGTGGTGTCCCCGGAGCCCCAGAAGCCTGCTCCAGCAGTGTCCCCTGAGCCCCGCAGGCGTTCTCCGGCGGTGTCCCCTGAACCCCGCAGACGTTCCCCGGCAGTGTCTCCGGAGCCCCGCAGGCATATAACTCAGACGCGGCGGCCTGCTCCTGCTTTGTCTCCTGAGCCCCGCAGGCCTGCTTCTGCAATTTCCCCAGAATCGTGGAGGCCTGCTCCCTCTGCTTCTCCTGAGCCCTGGAGGCCTGCTGCTGCTATTTCTCATGAGCTACAGAAatctcccacctctctctctccttggccCCCAAAACCTGCCCCGGTGGTCTCCCCCGAGCCACGGAGGCCTGCCCCGGTTGTCTCCCCCGAGCCGCGGAGACCTGCCCCAGTGGTCTCCCCCGAGCCGCGGAGGCCTGCTCCTGACCCTTGGAAATCTGCATCCTTCTCTGAACCCCAGAAATCTAATCTTGTTTCGTCTGAGCCATGGAAACCCATCTCCTCTGTATACCCTGAAGGCTGGAAACCTGTTCTTTCTCCTGATACTTGGATGTCTGCTCCCCCTGTTTCACCTGAACTCCGAAAACCTAGTCACACTGTTTCCTCTGAAGTTTGGAAATCTCCTTTGTTTTCTGATCTTCGTAAACCTGCTTCCTCAATGTCTCCTGAGTCTTGGAAACTTACTTCAGAGTCCCGGAAGTCAACCTTCTTCTCTGAGACTCAGAAGTCTGCCCCGACCATTTCCCCTGAGGGACAGAAACGGGCCCTCTTCCCTGAGTCCCGGAAAAGAGCCCTCTTCTCTGAGCCACGAAAATCTGCACCTGCTGCTTTGTCTGAGGTCCAGAAACGTGCTTTCTTCCCTGAGCCTCAGGTGTCTGCTTCTACTGTTTCCCCTGAAGTCCAGAAACATATCGTCTTTACTGAGTCCCAGAAACCTGTTCCTTTCTCTCCTGAAGTCCAGAAACAGgccttcttcccagagccccaGCAACTTGCAGCTGTTTCTCCTGAAATCCAGGAACATACTTGCTTCCCAGAGTCTCAGAAAGCttctcctgctgcctcccctgagATCCAGAAACCTGTCCCCTTCACTGAGTCCCAGAAACCTGCCCCTGCTGTTTCTCCTGAGGCGCAGAAACATACCCTCTTCACTGAGTCACAGAAGCCTGCTCCTGTTTCTCCTGAGTCACAAAAACAAGCCTTTACTGAGCCGCAGAAACGTGGTGCTTCCCCTGATGTCCAGAAGCATGCTCTGTTTTCTGAGACCCAGAAACCTGCTCCTGCTGTTCCCTCTGATTTGCAGAAACATGCTCTTCCTACTGATCCCCACAAACCTGCTCCTTCTGTTTCCTCTGAGGTccagaaaaatgttctttttcctGAGTGTCTCAAACCTGCTTCAGTTGTTTCTGCTGAGCCCCAGACACCTATTGAGTCCGATGAGAGTGATATCCTAGCTCAGAGTTTAGAAGACCAAAAAACACTGGATGATCTATTGTCTCAGGAAGAGCAGTCAATCTTAGTGAAGGAGCCTTTAGAAGATATGTTGTATTCATGCCCTCCAAAGAAGCCTAAGAAGGAAAACCAGGAGACCTCCGATAGTGAAGTAAATAACAGTGAATGTGGAAAAACAGAGATGGATTCTGTCGAGGTAAAGGAACAAGAATCAAATAGTGATCAAGAACAGTTTGATATGGAATCATCCGATTACAACAAAGAGAGCAAAATAGATGCAACTACTCCCATTCAGCCACAGTGTGTACTGCAGTTTACAGAAGAGAAAGAGGCTTTCATCTCAGAAGAAGAGATTGCAAAATACATGAAGCGCGGAAAGGGAAAGTATTATTGCAAAATTTGTTGCTGTCGTGCAATGAAAAAAGGTGCTGTTTTGCATCATTTAGTTAACAAGCATAATGTTCAAAGCCCCTACAAATGTAAAATATGTGGAAAGGCTTTTCTTTTGGAGTCCCTTCTTAAAAACCACGTTGCTGCTCATGGTCAAAGTTTGCTTAAATGTCCACGCTGTAATTTTGAATCAAATTTTCCCAGAGGCTTTAAGAAACATTTAACCCATTGCCAAAGCCGTCATAGTGAAGATACAAATAAAAAGCAATTGGACAGCCTTGAACCACTTGaacaagtgtga